A stretch of the Lolium perenne isolate Kyuss_39 chromosome 3, Kyuss_2.0, whole genome shotgun sequence genome encodes the following:
- the LOC127342103 gene encoding D-amino-acid transaminase, chloroplastic — MGSIVQAEDQVPVYESGAEALQKLQEKWKSTAAPFPAMYSSVLGGIVLDPAMMVLPIDDHMVHRGHGVFDTAMLLDGHLYELDPHLDRFLRSAAKAKVGIPFPRDTLRSILVQMTAASGCRKGSIRYWLSSGPGDFLLSSSALPGPAFYAVVIPSDYDQCRHGVKAVTTSVPMKPPMFATSKNVNYLPNVLSIMDAEDRGAFASVWVDEQGFVAEGPMVNVAFVNPAGELVLPAFDKILSGCTAKRLLALAPKLVDAGMLTGVTTKYITVDEAKTSVEMAFVGSGLPVLPIVEWDGQPIGDGKVGKLMLALSDLLWEDMKSGPDRVAVHYK; from the exons ATGGGCTCGATCGTTCAGGCGGAGGATCAAGTTCCCGTCTATGAATCGGGTGCAGAG GCCCTGCAGAAGCTGCAGGAGAAATGGAAATCTACGGCCGCGCCGTTCCCGGCCATGTACTCGAGCGTGCTGGGCGGGATCGTCCTGGACCCGGCAATGATGGTGCTCCCCATCGACGACCACATGGTGCACCGCGGCCACGGCGTCTTCGACACGGCCATGCTCCTCGACGGCCACCTCTACGAGCTCGACCCGCACCTCGACCGCTTCCTGCGCTCCGCGGCCAAGGCCAAGGTGGGCATCCCGTTCCCGCGCGACACGCTCCGATCCATCCTAGTCCAGATGACCGCCGCCTCCGGATGCCGCAAGGGCTCCATCCGCTACTGGCTCAGCTCCGGGCCAGGCGACTTCCTGCTCTCCTCCAGCGCGCTCCCCGGCCCGGCCTTCTACGCCGTCGTCATCCCCTCCGACTACGACCAGTGCCGCCACGGCGTCAAGGCCGTCACCACCTCGGTGCCCATGAAGCCCCCGATGTTCGCCACCAGCAAGAATGTCAACTACCTCCCCAACGTGCTCTCCATCATGGACGCCGAGGACCGCGGCGCCTTCGCCTCCGTCTGGGTGGACGAGCAGGGGTTCGTCGCCGAGGGGCCCATGGTCAACGTCGCCTTCGTCAACCCGGCCGGCGAGCTCGTGCTGCCGGCGTTCGATAAGATTCTAAGCGGGTGCACCGCCAAGCGCCTGCTCGCGCTCGCGCCCAAGCTCGTCGACGCTGGCATGCTCACGGGCGTCACCACCAAGTACATCACCGTCGACGAAGCCAAGACCTCCGTCGAGATGGCCTTCGTCGGCAGCGGCCTGCCCGTGCTGCCGATCGTCGAGTGGGACGGACAGCCCATCGGCGATG GGAAGGTGGGGAAGCTCATGCTAGCGCTGTCGGATCTGCTCTGGGAGGACATGAAGTCTGGCCCGGACAGGGTCGCTGTTCACTACAAGTAA